In Deltaproteobacteria bacterium, a single window of DNA contains:
- a CDS encoding phosphoglycerate kinase, producing the protein MIRSIEQLDIGQKRLFIRVDFNVPLDKKTGKVKDDARVQAALPTIRYAIGKKAKVILASHLGRPDGKVVPEMSLEPAGARLSQLLGQDVIFADDCVGDGVKKLVGELREGQVLLLENLRFHPEEEANDDAFARELASLCDAYVDDAFGTMHRAHASTVGMVKHVPQRGAGFLVAAELKNLQPLLKGAAKPYLAILGGAKVSDKIKVIDQLMGKVDALLIGGAMAYTFLSARGVPVGASRVEKDKIDVARRILEKAGQSRVEVLLPADHVVAKEPKSGVAVQTLAQIPEGMLGLDIGPKTRELYRQRIVGAKTIFWNGPMGLFEVSEFAPGTRAVAEALAEATKRGTRTVVGGGDSAAAIAEMGLADKVTHVSTGGGASLEFLEGRELPGIKVLDE; encoded by the coding sequence ATGATCCGGTCCATCGAGCAGCTCGACATCGGACAGAAGCGCTTGTTCATCCGCGTCGACTTCAACGTTCCGCTCGACAAGAAGACGGGCAAGGTGAAGGACGACGCCCGAGTCCAGGCGGCGTTACCGACGATCCGGTACGCCATCGGGAAGAAGGCGAAGGTGATCCTCGCCTCGCACCTTGGCCGACCGGACGGCAAGGTGGTGCCGGAGATGTCGCTGGAGCCGGCGGGAGCGCGGCTCTCGCAGCTGCTCGGACAGGACGTCATCTTCGCGGACGACTGCGTCGGCGACGGCGTGAAGAAGCTGGTCGGCGAGCTCCGCGAAGGGCAGGTGCTCCTGCTCGAGAACCTGCGGTTCCATCCCGAGGAAGAGGCGAACGACGACGCTTTCGCGCGCGAGCTGGCTTCGCTCTGCGACGCCTACGTGGACGACGCCTTCGGGACCATGCACCGGGCGCACGCGTCGACGGTGGGGATGGTGAAGCACGTGCCGCAGCGGGGGGCGGGCTTTCTCGTCGCCGCCGAGCTGAAGAACCTGCAGCCTTTGCTGAAGGGAGCGGCAAAGCCGTACCTCGCCATCCTCGGCGGCGCGAAGGTCAGCGACAAGATCAAGGTGATCGATCAACTGATGGGGAAGGTGGACGCGCTCCTGATCGGCGGCGCGATGGCGTATACGTTCCTGTCCGCGCGCGGGGTGCCGGTGGGCGCATCGCGCGTGGAGAAGGACAAGATCGACGTCGCCCGGCGCATCCTGGAGAAGGCGGGGCAGTCGCGCGTCGAGGTGCTGCTGCCGGCCGACCACGTGGTCGCCAAGGAGCCGAAGAGCGGCGTTGCGGTACAGACGCTGGCGCAGATCCCGGAGGGAATGCTGGGGCTCGACATCGGCCCGAAGACGCGCGAGCTGTACCGGCAGAGGATCGTCGGCGCGAAGACCATCTTCTGGAACGGTCCGATGGGACTCTTCGAGGTGTCGGAATTCGCGCCGGGCACGCGCGCCGTCGCCGAGGCGTTGGCGGAGGCGACGAAGCGGGGCACGCGGACGGTGGTCGGCGGCGGTGATTCGGCGGCTGCGATCGCCGAAATGGGGCTCGCGGACAAGGTCACCCACGTCTCCACGGGCGGCGGCGCCTCGCTCGAGTTCCTCGAAGGCCGCGAGCTTCCCGGGATCAAGGTGCTGGACGAATGA
- the gap gene encoding type I glyceraldehyde-3-phosphate dehydrogenase, which produces MARFAINGFGRIGRNILRAALKRRAGLDVVLINDIDKPKTLAHLFKYDSVHGIFDGTVDSTEDAVVINGKKIAVSARRDPGELAHKEHGVEVALECSGRFTNRPDAEKHLKAGAKKVIISAPGKGQDLSLCYGINHEKYDPAKHTIISNASCTTNCLASMAKVLMDSFGVERGLMTTIHSYTNDQRILDLPHEDLRRARAAALSMIPSSTGAAKMIGEVIPELKGKLNGTSIRVPTPNVSLVDLTAELSRKATVEEINTAFKAAAEGKLKGVLQYNTEQTVSVDYNGNPASCIFDATQTAVADDGKFVKIFGWYDNEWGFSNRMVDVSLFIGGKM; this is translated from the coding sequence ATGGCTCGTTTCGCCATCAACGGCTTCGGCAGGATCGGTCGCAACATCCTGCGCGCCGCGCTCAAGCGCCGTGCGGGCCTCGACGTCGTCCTGATCAACGACATCGACAAGCCGAAGACGCTCGCCCACCTCTTCAAGTACGACTCCGTGCACGGGATTTTCGACGGCACGGTCGACTCGACCGAGGACGCGGTGGTGATCAACGGCAAGAAGATCGCGGTGTCGGCGAGGCGCGATCCGGGAGAGCTGGCCCACAAGGAGCACGGCGTCGAAGTCGCGCTGGAATGCTCCGGCCGCTTCACCAACCGGCCGGATGCCGAGAAGCATCTCAAGGCGGGGGCGAAGAAGGTGATCATCTCCGCGCCGGGGAAGGGGCAGGACCTCTCGCTTTGCTACGGGATCAACCACGAGAAGTACGATCCCGCGAAGCACACCATCATCTCGAACGCGAGCTGCACCACCAACTGCCTCGCTTCCATGGCCAAGGTGCTGATGGACAGCTTCGGCGTCGAGCGCGGCCTGATGACCACCATTCACAGCTACACCAACGATCAGCGCATCCTCGATCTCCCCCACGAGGACCTGCGCCGCGCGCGGGCCGCCGCCCTGAGCATGATTCCGTCGTCCACGGGCGCCGCGAAGATGATCGGCGAAGTCATCCCCGAGCTGAAGGGGAAGCTGAACGGCACCTCCATCCGGGTACCGACGCCGAACGTCTCGCTCGTCGATCTCACGGCGGAGCTTTCGCGCAAGGCCACCGTGGAGGAGATCAATACCGCCTTCAAGGCCGCCGCCGAGGGAAAGCTCAAGGGCGTGCTCCAGTACAACACCGAGCAGACCGTCTCCGTCGACTACAACGGCAATCCCGCCTCCTGCATCTTCGACGCGACGCAGACCGCCGTCGCCGACGACGGCAAGTTCGTGAAGATCTTCGGCTGGTACGACAACGAGTGGGGCTTCTCGAACCGCATGGTCGACGTATCGCTGTTCATCGGCGGCAAAATGTGA
- a CDS encoding HD domain-containing protein: protein MAAQTMTQSALTTRRLPVRCVWYIDTMRVEAMFGQIRSLTAQVRNPHLRTLLFAFLDDDTLVPAFLRAPAAKSIHHAYPGGLCEHTLSVMQLGWRACDHYPQLDRDLVTAGCLLHDFGKAREISPEPGFEYTDEGKLVGHLILTCQLVREKAARIPGFPRELEWRVTHLIAAHHGRHEYGSPKEPATLEAMVVHAVDELDTRTSSFAQLFAAAEGPWTDRKNLYGRQLLVPAAPVEDDRRLEGAGLYREVE, encoded by the coding sequence ATGGCTGCGCAGACGATGACGCAGAGCGCCCTCACGACCCGACGGTTACCCGTCAGATGCGTGTGGTACATCGACACCATGAGAGTGGAAGCGATGTTCGGGCAGATCCGCTCGCTCACGGCGCAGGTGCGCAACCCGCACTTGAGGACTCTGCTCTTCGCATTTCTCGACGACGACACGCTGGTGCCGGCCTTCCTGCGCGCGCCCGCCGCGAAGAGCATCCATCACGCCTATCCCGGCGGGCTCTGCGAGCACACCCTGTCCGTGATGCAGCTCGGCTGGCGGGCCTGCGATCACTACCCGCAGCTCGACCGCGACCTGGTCACCGCGGGGTGCCTCTTGCACGACTTTGGCAAGGCCCGGGAGATCTCGCCGGAGCCCGGGTTCGAGTACACCGACGAAGGCAAGCTCGTCGGCCACCTCATCCTCACCTGCCAGCTCGTTCGCGAGAAGGCAGCGCGCATTCCGGGATTTCCGCGCGAGCTGGAATGGCGGGTCACTCACCTGATCGCAGCCCACCACGGCCGGCACGAGTACGGCAGCCCGAAGGAACCGGCCACGCTGGAGGCGATGGTTGTCCACGCCGTCGACGAGCTGGACACGCGGACGAGCTCGTTCGCGCAGCTCTTTGCCGCCGCCGAGGGCCCCTGGACGGACCGGAAGAACCTCTACGGGAGGCAACTTCTGGTACCTGCCGCTCCGGTCGAGGACGACCGCCGGCTCGAAGGCGCGGGCCTCTACCGAGAGGTGGAGTGA
- a CDS encoding HAD family hydrolase, translated as MQPFQRTAAVFDIDDSLLDGNAGTIFTWFLYSNREMVPSVRSQVPRALYEYARKRLSEADMVALGSRCQQGIRADRLRDLARRCFDRHVKKRVTQQGLRTVRRHLLMGHLILVASGSPQFIIDELGRFLHAHEAVGTRAVIRGGLSTDELVPPIVFREGKRERVKEVLARHGIDVGRCYLYSDSVADTPLLEEVGHPVVVNPKPAFRAEALRRGWEVVEWKGRWKTESPEDALSEEWLSWEG; from the coding sequence ATGCAGCCGTTCCAGCGCACCGCCGCGGTCTTCGACATCGACGACTCGCTGCTGGACGGCAACGCGGGAACCATCTTCACCTGGTTCCTCTATTCGAACCGGGAGATGGTGCCGTCGGTCCGCTCGCAGGTGCCGCGCGCGCTCTACGAGTACGCCCGCAAGCGGCTGAGCGAGGCCGACATGGTGGCTCTCGGATCGCGCTGCCAGCAGGGAATCCGCGCGGACCGCCTGCGCGACCTCGCCCGCCGGTGCTTCGACCGGCACGTGAAGAAGCGCGTGACCCAGCAGGGTCTGCGCACGGTGCGCCGTCACCTGTTGATGGGCCACCTGATCCTCGTCGCCTCCGGCTCGCCGCAGTTCATCATCGACGAGCTGGGCCGCTTCCTTCACGCGCACGAGGCAGTGGGAACGCGCGCCGTGATCCGGGGAGGCCTCTCTACAGACGAGCTGGTTCCGCCCATCGTCTTCCGCGAAGGAAAGCGCGAGCGCGTGAAGGAAGTCCTCGCGCGCCACGGCATCGACGTGGGCCGCTGCTACCTGTACTCCGACTCGGTGGCCGACACTCCGCTCTTGGAGGAGGTCGGCCACCCGGTGGTGGTCAATCCCAAGCCGGCCTTCAGGGCCGAAGCGCTCCGCCGCGGCTGGGAAGTGGTGGAATGGAAGGGCCGCTGGAAGACCGAATCGCCCGAAGACGCCCTCAGCGAGGAATGGCTCTCCTGGGAAGGCTAA
- a CDS encoding mercuric transport protein periplasmic component, whose protein sequence is MRKLIAGSLLASLLSFGAFAAEKTDTIKVSGWHCGGCAARTEAALKDVKGVSGVAADKNKREVKVTYDDAKVKRADLDKAIAESGFSAEK, encoded by the coding sequence ATGAGGAAGCTCATCGCCGGTTCGCTGCTCGCCTCCTTGCTGTCGTTCGGCGCGTTCGCGGCCGAGAAGACGGACACCATCAAGGTGTCCGGATGGCACTGCGGCGGCTGCGCGGCGCGCACCGAGGCGGCGCTCAAGGACGTCAAGGGAGTCAGCGGCGTCGCGGCGGACAAGAACAAGCGCGAGGTGAAGGTCACCTACGACGACGCCAAAGTGAAACGCGCCGATCTGGACAAGGCCATCGCCGAGTCCGGGTTTTCCGCTGAAAAGTAG
- a CDS encoding TatD family deoxyribonuclease, producing the protein MLIDAHAHLDGYADRDEVIGRARAAGLVHVVAVGQWREGAGMAGAQDAIGLAKTDRSFFSATAGIHPHDAASATDTDFDELRRLCSGSDVTAVGECGLDFHYDRSPRDVQRSVFVRQIRLARELGKPLVVHTREADVETAEILRAELGPDGGVIHCFTSGWRAAQRYLALGLYLSFSGVLTFKNAEPIRDAAARAPLDRILVETDCPFLAPVPHRGKRNEPAYVALTATALASLRGLPPDELGRATTTNARNALRLPGGLT; encoded by the coding sequence GTGCTGATTGACGCGCACGCGCACCTCGACGGGTACGCGGACCGCGACGAGGTGATCGGCCGCGCCAGGGCGGCAGGGCTCGTCCACGTGGTGGCTGTCGGGCAGTGGCGCGAAGGCGCCGGGATGGCGGGTGCGCAGGACGCGATCGGCCTGGCGAAGACCGACCGCTCGTTCTTCTCCGCCACCGCGGGAATCCACCCACACGACGCAGCCAGCGCGACGGACACGGACTTCGACGAATTGCGCCGGCTGTGTAGCGGTAGCGACGTGACCGCCGTCGGGGAATGCGGTCTCGATTTCCACTACGATCGCTCCCCGCGCGACGTGCAACGGTCGGTATTCGTCCGGCAGATCCGGCTGGCAAGGGAGCTCGGAAAGCCGCTGGTCGTGCACACCCGCGAGGCCGACGTGGAGACGGCGGAGATCCTGCGGGCAGAGTTGGGGCCAGACGGCGGCGTCATCCACTGCTTCACCAGCGGCTGGCGTGCGGCGCAGCGTTACCTCGCGCTCGGCCTGTACCTGAGCTTCTCCGGCGTGCTCACGTTCAAGAACGCGGAACCGATCCGCGACGCCGCTGCCAGGGCCCCGCTGGATCGGATCCTGGTGGAGACGGACTGCCCCTTTCTCGCACCCGTCCCCCACCGGGGAAAGCGCAACGAGCCAGCCTACGTGGCGCTGACGGCGACAGCGCTCGCCAGCCTGCGCGGCCTGCCGCCGGACGAGCTTGGGCGCGCCACGACCACCAACGCGCGCAATGCCTTGCGCCTGCCCGGTGGATTGACTTGA
- the metG gene encoding methionine--tRNA ligase: protein MASRMLVTHALPYANGSLHLGHMVESVQTDVFVRAMNAMGTECIFICADDTHGTPIEISARKAGVAPEEWIARIQREHAEDYKAFEIGFDLFYTTHSPENEQHTRRIYEALRADGAIEKRDVEQVYCSVDKRFLPDRYIRGECPVCGTKDQYGDSCENCGSTYEPTELKNPRCAICGNTNLERRTSPHYFVKLSKYQEWLRGWTRSEGRLQPEIRNFVDKWLAEPLRDWDISRDAPYFGFRIPGEETKYFYVWLDAPIGYLSSTDKWCQDHGRRVEEFWGADADCDLVHFIGKDIVYHHTLFWPAMLHAARWKEPARVHVHGMLTVEGAKMSKSRGTFLNVREYLDAGLDPEWLRYFYAANLGPTPSDIDLSFNELKNRVNGELLANVGNLANRALSLVWKNGGKLTRAASSDVFQQARTVEREISELYKRCDTRTVVQKVLEFSSSANQRLQAQKPWEKLKTDREAALEELTLAVNVARFCARWLAPIVPRFARGVEEQSGAELTWGDFKPLENAAIREPRPLVRKVEDAEVSELSSRFVPPSAVVPPPAKAVVVPELTIEQFATMDLRAGKILAAERVPKKDKLIKLTIDLGEATPRTIVSGVAQSYAPEELAGKVVCVVANLPPRDFGKGLVSHGMVLYASGGDREHTAIELPGDVKPGSPVK, encoded by the coding sequence ATGGCTTCCCGCATGCTCGTCACCCACGCGCTGCCGTACGCCAACGGCAGCCTCCATCTCGGCCACATGGTCGAGTCCGTCCAGACCGACGTCTTCGTCCGGGCGATGAACGCCATGGGGACCGAATGCATCTTCATCTGCGCCGACGACACGCACGGGACTCCGATCGAGATCAGCGCGCGCAAGGCGGGTGTCGCGCCCGAGGAGTGGATCGCCCGGATCCAGCGCGAGCACGCCGAGGACTACAAGGCGTTCGAGATCGGGTTCGATCTCTTCTATACGACGCACTCACCGGAGAACGAGCAGCACACCCGCCGCATCTACGAGGCGCTGCGCGCCGATGGCGCCATCGAGAAGCGCGACGTCGAGCAGGTGTACTGCTCGGTCGACAAGCGGTTCCTCCCCGACCGGTACATCCGAGGCGAGTGCCCGGTCTGCGGGACCAAGGACCAGTACGGCGATTCCTGCGAGAACTGCGGCAGCACGTACGAGCCCACCGAGCTGAAGAATCCCCGCTGCGCCATCTGCGGGAACACCAACCTCGAACGGCGCACCTCGCCGCACTACTTCGTCAAGCTCTCCAAGTACCAGGAATGGCTGCGCGGCTGGACGCGCAGCGAAGGGCGCTTGCAGCCGGAGATCCGCAACTTCGTCGACAAATGGCTGGCGGAGCCGCTCCGCGACTGGGACATCTCCCGCGACGCGCCGTACTTCGGGTTCCGGATTCCCGGCGAGGAGACGAAGTACTTCTACGTCTGGCTGGATGCGCCAATCGGGTACCTCTCGAGCACCGACAAGTGGTGTCAGGACCACGGCCGCAGGGTGGAGGAGTTCTGGGGCGCGGACGCCGACTGCGACCTCGTGCACTTCATCGGCAAGGACATCGTGTACCACCACACGCTCTTCTGGCCGGCGATGCTGCACGCTGCACGCTGGAAGGAGCCCGCGCGGGTCCACGTGCACGGGATGCTCACGGTGGAAGGCGCGAAGATGAGCAAGTCGCGCGGCACCTTCCTCAACGTGCGGGAGTACCTGGACGCCGGGCTCGATCCGGAGTGGCTGCGGTATTTCTATGCCGCGAACCTCGGGCCGACGCCGAGCGACATCGACCTCTCGTTCAACGAGCTGAAGAACAGGGTGAACGGGGAGCTCCTCGCCAACGTGGGGAACCTCGCCAACCGGGCGCTGTCGCTCGTCTGGAAGAACGGGGGAAAGCTCACGCGCGCGGCGTCGTCCGATGTCTTCCAGCAGGCGCGCACCGTGGAGCGGGAGATCAGCGAGCTCTACAAGCGGTGCGACACGCGCACCGTCGTCCAGAAGGTGCTGGAGTTCTCGTCGTCGGCCAACCAGCGTCTGCAGGCGCAGAAGCCGTGGGAGAAGCTGAAGACGGACCGCGAGGCGGCGCTCGAGGAGCTCACGCTGGCGGTGAACGTGGCGCGATTCTGCGCGCGATGGCTGGCGCCCATCGTGCCGCGGTTTGCGCGGGGAGTGGAGGAGCAGAGCGGGGCGGAGTTGACTTGGGGCGACTTCAAGCCGCTGGAGAACGCCGCGATCAGAGAGCCCCGGCCGCTCGTTCGAAAAGTCGAAGACGCCGAGGTCAGTGAGCTTTCCTCGCGATTCGTTCCGCCTTCGGCGGTGGTTCCGCCTCCGGCGAAGGCGGTGGTTGTGCCCGAGCTGACCATCGAGCAGTTTGCGACGATGGATCTGCGCGCCGGCAAAATCCTCGCCGCGGAGCGCGTGCCGAAGAAGGACAAGCTGATCAAGCTCACGATCGATCTCGGCGAAGCCACGCCCCGCACGATCGTCAGCGGCGTCGCGCAGTCCTACGCTCCCGAAGAGCTGGCAGGAAAGGTGGTCTGCGTCGTCGCCAACCTGCCCCCACGTGATTTCGGCAAGGGACTCGTCTCCCACGGCATGGTCCTCTATGCGAGCGGAGGTGATCGCGAGCATACGGCCATCGAGCTGCCCGGCGACGTGAAGCCGGGCTCCCCCGTGAAGTGA
- the holB gene encoding DNA polymerase III subunit delta': MRWEDIFGQERAVRLLRGALERGQVHHAYLLAGPEGVGKELLARTFAQAANCEEVDPAVRPCGKCLNCRGIERGNFPDVAFLMPQTELLARSLVGRADLEGAPSKEIRVDDVRALARRLSFAALRGRRKIAIVTPADAMNERAQNTLLKTLEEPTPATTFLLLSANPDALLPTIRSRCARVQLGPVPAEALVTRLLREGVPEAAARDRAARAGGSFSRALEAEGEWREVLGQVEDALGAGDEREALDLAEAYGDRDAALAVAEAVHAWTRDLLVCSAGAAPELRELAGRAKEISTRVAPRALLGQATLCADVIEALRQNGNGRLQLERLLLGTRELRRG; the protein is encoded by the coding sequence ATGCGCTGGGAGGACATTTTCGGACAGGAGCGTGCAGTCCGGCTGCTCCGGGGCGCGCTGGAGCGCGGGCAGGTGCACCACGCATACCTCCTCGCCGGGCCGGAAGGCGTAGGCAAGGAGCTGCTGGCGCGCACGTTCGCCCAGGCGGCGAACTGCGAGGAGGTCGATCCGGCCGTTCGTCCGTGCGGCAAGTGTCTGAATTGCCGCGGAATCGAGCGCGGCAACTTCCCCGATGTCGCCTTCCTCATGCCGCAGACGGAGCTGCTCGCGCGAAGCCTGGTCGGGCGCGCGGACCTGGAAGGCGCTCCCTCCAAGGAGATCCGCGTGGACGACGTGCGGGCCCTGGCCAGGCGCCTCTCGTTCGCGGCGCTGCGCGGACGCCGGAAGATCGCCATCGTGACGCCCGCCGATGCCATGAACGAGCGGGCGCAGAATACGCTCTTGAAGACGCTGGAGGAGCCGACGCCGGCAACCACGTTCCTGCTGCTCAGCGCGAACCCCGATGCGTTGCTTCCCACCATCCGGTCGCGGTGCGCTCGCGTGCAGCTCGGCCCGGTGCCGGCGGAGGCGCTGGTGACCCGCCTGCTCCGCGAAGGAGTGCCGGAGGCCGCCGCCCGGGACCGGGCCGCGCGCGCCGGCGGAAGCTTCTCGCGCGCGCTCGAGGCGGAAGGCGAATGGCGGGAGGTGCTCGGGCAGGTGGAAGACGCCCTCGGGGCCGGGGACGAGCGCGAGGCGCTCGATCTCGCCGAGGCGTACGGCGATCGCGATGCCGCATTGGCCGTGGCCGAGGCGGTCCACGCCTGGACGCGCGATCTGCTCGTCTGCAGCGCGGGAGCAGCTCCGGAGCTGCGCGAGCTGGCGGGCAGGGCGAAGGAAATCTCCACCCGTGTGGCGCCGCGTGCGCTGCTCGGACAGGCGACGCTCTGCGCCGACGTGATCGAGGCGTTGCGTCAGAACGGCAACGGCAGGCTGCAGCTCGAGCGCCTCCTGCTGGGTACCCGGGAGCTTCGCCGTGGCTGA